In Rhodococcus rhodochrous, a single genomic region encodes these proteins:
- a CDS encoding acyl-CoA dehydrogenase family protein gives MALDTSDRADVTETLDEFRARARAWIDANLERSDSAAYIGVLRPEASDEEELALVRRERDIQRAMFDAGFAGICFPREYGGQGLPRAYQQVFDEELAGYEYPSRLQVPTFVPCAAVLLEFGTEEQKRRHIPAILKGEELWMQMLSEPSGGSDVAAAVTTAVRDGEDWILNGSKIWTTGAWWSDWALCLARTDWDVPKNRGLTVFMIPLKQPSVEVHRIEMLSGSKEFCQEFLTDVRVPDSDRLGEVDDGWTVGTRWMFHERMYRNSPYTTIPAGVSRGASRMPELFAVAHDAGRLDDPLARDLLGEARMLELVKQSLEQRVSTGVATRTMSDQAASIARLMSGVVESRLVTIGYEFTDANGAAWDETDGAVAQRGVDHLMRQVWCIAGGTTEMARNAISERVLGMPRERSHDPSIPFRDVPRSRPAT, from the coding sequence ATGGCCCTCGACACCTCGGACAGGGCCGACGTGACCGAGACGCTCGACGAGTTCCGGGCACGGGCGCGGGCGTGGATCGACGCCAACCTGGAACGCTCCGACTCCGCGGCCTACATCGGGGTGCTCCGCCCTGAGGCATCCGACGAGGAGGAACTGGCCCTCGTCCGGCGCGAGCGCGACATCCAGCGGGCGATGTTCGACGCGGGCTTCGCCGGCATCTGCTTTCCCCGCGAGTACGGCGGGCAGGGGCTGCCGCGCGCCTACCAGCAGGTGTTCGACGAGGAACTCGCCGGCTACGAGTATCCATCCCGTCTGCAGGTGCCCACCTTCGTGCCGTGCGCGGCGGTGCTGCTCGAATTCGGGACCGAGGAACAGAAACGCCGCCACATCCCCGCCATCCTGAAGGGCGAGGAACTGTGGATGCAGATGCTCTCCGAACCCAGCGGCGGATCCGACGTCGCCGCCGCCGTCACCACCGCGGTCCGCGACGGTGAGGACTGGATCCTCAACGGATCGAAGATCTGGACCACCGGTGCGTGGTGGTCGGACTGGGCGCTGTGCCTGGCCCGCACCGACTGGGACGTCCCGAAGAACCGGGGACTGACCGTCTTCATGATTCCGCTGAAGCAACCCTCGGTCGAGGTGCACCGCATCGAGATGCTCAGCGGCTCGAAGGAGTTCTGCCAGGAATTCCTGACGGATGTGCGTGTCCCCGACAGCGACCGGCTCGGCGAGGTCGACGACGGCTGGACCGTGGGCACCCGCTGGATGTTCCACGAGCGCATGTACCGGAACTCGCCGTACACGACGATCCCGGCGGGGGTCTCGCGCGGCGCCTCGCGGATGCCCGAGCTGTTCGCCGTGGCCCACGACGCCGGCCGGCTCGACGACCCGCTCGCCCGCGACCTCCTCGGGGAGGCGCGGATGCTCGAACTGGTCAAGCAGTCCCTCGAACAGCGGGTGTCCACGGGCGTGGCGACGCGGACCATGTCGGACCAGGCCGCGAGCATCGCCCGCCTGATGTCCGGTGTCGTGGAGAGCCGCCTCGTCACCATCGGCTACGAGTTCACCGACGCCAACGGTGCCGCCTGGGACGAGACCGACGGAGCGGTCGCGCAGCGCGGCGTCGACCATCTGATGCGGCAGGTGTGGTGCATCGCGGGCGGGACGACGGAGATGGCGCGCAACGCCATCAGCGAACGCGTGCTCGGCATGCCGCGTGAGCGCAGCCACGACCCGAGCATCCCGTTCCGGGACGTGCCGAGGAGCCGCCCCGCCACGTGA
- the lgt gene encoding prolipoprotein diacylglyceryl transferase, translating to MTSTASVLAYLPSPPQGVWYLGPFALRAYALCIIVGIVVAIWWGDRRWVARGGQAGTVLDIAVWAVPFGLIGGRLYHVATDWQKYFGDGNDPVDALKIWEGGLGIWGAVAFGALGAWIGCRRRGIPLPAFGDALAPAILLAQAIGRLGNWFNQELYGRETTVAWGLEIYERRNDAGQVAPGLVDGVSTGEVAFVVHPTFLYELLWNVLVVLLLVFVDRRFTIGHGRLFALYVAGYCAGRFWIELMRTDAATQIAGIRINTFTSGIVFVLAVAYFVLARKGREDPASLNPAGSAPASADVESDGSDSADAESGSSDSADAASGSSSSAAGRVDEATSGDSKGDHS from the coding sequence GTGACATCCACTGCGTCTGTTCTGGCCTATCTGCCGAGTCCGCCGCAGGGCGTCTGGTATCTCGGACCGTTCGCCCTCCGCGCCTACGCCCTGTGCATCATCGTCGGGATCGTCGTGGCGATCTGGTGGGGCGACCGCCGTTGGGTCGCGCGCGGCGGACAGGCCGGCACCGTCCTCGACATCGCCGTGTGGGCGGTGCCCTTCGGCCTGATCGGTGGGCGGCTCTACCACGTCGCCACCGACTGGCAGAAGTACTTCGGCGACGGCAACGACCCGGTCGACGCCCTGAAGATCTGGGAGGGCGGCCTCGGCATCTGGGGTGCGGTCGCCTTCGGTGCGCTCGGTGCGTGGATCGGGTGCCGTCGGCGGGGGATCCCGCTTCCGGCCTTCGGGGACGCCCTCGCCCCGGCCATCCTGCTGGCGCAGGCCATCGGACGTCTCGGCAACTGGTTCAACCAGGAACTCTACGGTCGCGAGACCACGGTGGCGTGGGGCCTCGAGATCTACGAACGGCGCAACGACGCCGGACAGGTCGCGCCCGGGCTGGTCGACGGTGTGTCCACCGGCGAGGTGGCATTCGTCGTGCACCCGACATTCCTCTACGAGCTGCTGTGGAACGTCCTCGTCGTGCTGCTGCTGGTGTTCGTCGACCGGAGGTTCACGATCGGCCACGGACGCCTGTTCGCCCTGTACGTCGCCGGGTACTGCGCGGGCCGGTTCTGGATCGAGCTCATGCGCACCGACGCGGCGACCCAGATCGCAGGTATCCGGATCAACACGTTCACCTCGGGCATCGTGTTCGTGCTCGCGGTCGCCTACTTCGTCCTCGCACGCAAGGGCCGCGAGGACCCGGCGTCGTTGAACCCGGCCGGTTCCGCCCCGGCGTCGGCGGATGTCGAGTCGGACGGTTCGGACTCGGCGGATGCCGAGTCGGGCAGCTCGGACTCGGCGGATGCCGCCTCGGGCAGCTCGTCGTCCGCCGCCGGTAGAGTCGACGAAGCGACGTCCGGAGACAGCAAGGGGGATCACTCGTGA
- the trpB gene encoding tryptophan synthase subunit beta: MSEALATPTAHEPDVRGHFGVFGGRYVPEALMAVIEEVTAAYEKERVDPGFLAELDRLQRDYTGRPSPVYEATRLSEHAGGARIFLKREDLNHTGSHKINNVLGQVLLAKRMGKTRVIAETGAGQHGVATATACALLGLECRVYMGEVDTERQALNVARMRLLGSEVIAAKTGSRTLKDAINEAMRDWVTNADNTYYCFGTAAGPHPFPAMVRDFQRIIGLEARVQIRELTGRLPDAVVACVGGGSNAIGIFHPFIDDPSVKLVGCEAGGDGVETGRHAATIGGGTHGALHGAFSYLLQNEDGQTIESHSISAGLDYPGVGPEHAWLADTGRAEYRAVTDSEAMEAFALLCRTEGIIPAIESAHAVAGAVKLGPELGKGAIVLVNLSGRGDKDVDTAAKWFGYLPTDESESESAERTGTEGAAQ; this comes from the coding sequence ATGAGCGAAGCCCTCGCCACTCCGACCGCGCACGAACCCGACGTCCGCGGCCATTTCGGAGTCTTCGGTGGCCGCTATGTGCCCGAGGCGCTCATGGCGGTGATCGAGGAGGTCACCGCTGCCTACGAGAAGGAACGCGTCGATCCCGGCTTCCTCGCCGAACTCGACCGCCTGCAGCGCGACTACACCGGCCGCCCGTCCCCGGTCTACGAGGCCACCCGCCTGAGCGAACACGCCGGCGGAGCGCGCATCTTCCTCAAGCGCGAGGATCTCAACCACACCGGCTCGCACAAGATCAACAACGTGCTCGGGCAGGTACTGCTCGCCAAGCGCATGGGCAAGACCCGCGTGATCGCCGAGACCGGTGCCGGCCAGCACGGCGTCGCCACCGCCACAGCGTGCGCGCTGCTCGGTCTCGAGTGCCGCGTCTACATGGGCGAGGTCGACACCGAACGACAGGCTCTCAACGTCGCGCGCATGCGTCTGCTCGGCTCCGAGGTCATAGCCGCCAAGACCGGCTCGCGCACCCTCAAGGATGCGATCAACGAGGCGATGCGCGACTGGGTCACCAACGCCGACAACACCTACTACTGCTTCGGCACCGCCGCCGGCCCGCACCCCTTCCCGGCGATGGTCCGCGACTTCCAGCGCATCATCGGTCTCGAGGCGCGCGTCCAGATCCGCGAGCTCACCGGTCGCCTGCCCGACGCCGTCGTCGCCTGCGTCGGTGGCGGATCGAACGCGATCGGCATCTTCCACCCGTTCATCGACGACCCGTCCGTCAAGCTCGTCGGCTGCGAGGCCGGGGGAGACGGCGTGGAGACCGGACGGCACGCCGCCACCATCGGCGGCGGCACCCACGGTGCTCTGCACGGCGCGTTCTCGTACCTGCTGCAGAACGAGGACGGCCAGACCATCGAATCGCACTCGATCTCCGCGGGTCTCGACTATCCCGGCGTCGGCCCCGAACACGCCTGGCTCGCCGACACCGGCCGGGCCGAGTACCGCGCCGTCACCGACAGCGAGGCCATGGAGGCCTTCGCGCTGCTGTGCCGCACCGAGGGCATCATCCCCGCGATCGAGTCGGCCCACGCCGTCGCCGGTGCCGTGAAGCTCGGTCCCGAACTCGGCAAGGGTGCCATCGTCCTGGTCAACCTCTCCGGCCGCGGGGACAAGGACGTCGACACCGCCGCCAAGTGGTTCGGCTACCTGCCGACCGACGAGTCCGAGTCCGAGTCCGCCGAGCGGACCGGCACCGAAGGAGCAGCCCAGTGA
- the trpA gene encoding tryptophan synthase subunit alpha has translation MSAPHERLTEIFATCRAENRAALVGYLPVGYPTVERSVEAMKTLVEGGCDLIEVGIPYSDPVMDGTTIQNAAFEAIANGVRVRDVFPAVEAITAAGGAAVVMTYWNLVIKYGVENFARDLAAAGGLGIITPDLVPDEAEEWIAAADKYGLGRIFLVAPSSTNERLATTLDKCRGFVYATSTMGVTGARDSVDNRAPEIVARVRTHSDIPVGVGLGVRNGAQAAEIAGYADGVIVGSALVSAVAEGHDALLALTRDLAKGVRSANVHS, from the coding sequence GTGAGCGCCCCGCACGAACGCCTGACCGAGATCTTCGCGACCTGCCGCGCCGAGAACCGCGCCGCACTGGTCGGTTACCTGCCGGTCGGCTATCCCACCGTCGAGCGCTCCGTCGAGGCGATGAAGACCCTCGTCGAGGGTGGCTGCGATCTCATCGAGGTCGGCATCCCCTACAGCGACCCGGTGATGGACGGCACCACCATCCAGAACGCGGCGTTCGAAGCGATCGCCAACGGCGTCCGAGTCCGCGACGTCTTTCCGGCCGTCGAAGCGATCACGGCCGCCGGTGGCGCCGCGGTCGTGATGACCTACTGGAACCTCGTGATCAAGTACGGCGTCGAGAATTTCGCCCGCGACCTCGCGGCCGCGGGTGGACTCGGCATCATCACGCCCGACCTCGTCCCGGACGAGGCGGAGGAATGGATCGCCGCAGCCGACAAGTACGGACTCGGCCGGATCTTCCTGGTCGCACCGTCGTCGACCAACGAGCGCCTCGCGACCACCCTCGACAAGTGCCGCGGCTTCGTCTACGCCACCTCGACCATGGGCGTCACCGGTGCCCGCGACAGCGTCGACAACCGCGCGCCGGAGATCGTCGCCCGGGTGCGCACGCATTCCGACATCCCGGTCGGTGTCGGTCTCGGTGTGCGCAACGGTGCCCAGGCCGCGGAGATCGCGGGCTACGCAGACGGTGTCATCGTCGGCTCGGCGCTGGTCTCCGCCGTCGCCGAGGGGCACGACGCGTTGCTCGCACTGACTCGGGATCTCGCGAAGGGCGTTCGCTCCGCTAACGTGCACTCGTGA
- the trpC gene encoding indole-3-glycerol phosphate synthase TrpC: MTVLDSILEGVRADVAAREAALDLASVKAAAAAAPPPIDAKAALREPGIAVIAEVKRASPSKGALADIADPAELAAAYESGGARAISVLTEERRFHGSLADLDAVRRVVRIPVLRKDFVVGPYQIHEARAHGADIVLLIVAALEQTVLTALIDRVESLGMTALVEAHTEEEADRALEAGATVIGINARNLKTLEVDKTTFSRIAPGLPSNVLKIAESGVRGPADLLAYAGAGADAVLVGEGLVTSGDPRQAVAELVTVGTHPSCPKPAR, encoded by the coding sequence ATGACAGTTCTCGATTCGATTCTCGAAGGAGTGCGAGCCGACGTCGCCGCCCGTGAGGCGGCTCTCGATCTTGCCTCCGTCAAGGCTGCCGCCGCGGCCGCGCCCCCACCGATCGACGCCAAGGCCGCGCTGCGCGAACCGGGCATCGCGGTCATCGCCGAAGTGAAGCGTGCCAGCCCCTCGAAGGGCGCTCTCGCCGACATCGCCGATCCTGCCGAGCTCGCAGCAGCGTACGAGTCCGGAGGCGCTCGCGCCATCAGCGTTCTCACCGAGGAACGCCGATTCCACGGCAGCCTCGCCGATCTCGACGCCGTACGTCGCGTCGTCCGTATTCCCGTGCTGCGCAAGGACTTCGTGGTCGGTCCCTACCAGATCCACGAGGCGCGGGCACACGGCGCCGACATCGTGCTCCTCATCGTCGCGGCACTCGAGCAGACCGTGCTGACGGCGCTGATCGACCGTGTCGAGTCGCTCGGCATGACCGCACTGGTCGAGGCGCACACCGAGGAGGAGGCCGATCGCGCCCTCGAGGCCGGCGCCACCGTCATCGGCATCAACGCCCGCAACCTCAAGACCCTCGAGGTCGACAAGACGACCTTCTCGCGCATCGCGCCGGGCCTGCCCAGCAACGTGCTCAAGATCGCCGAATCCGGTGTCCGCGGCCCGGCCGATCTGCTCGCGTACGCGGGTGCCGGCGCCGACGCGGTGCTCGTCGGAGAGGGACTGGTGACCAGTGGGGATCCGCGCCAGGCAGTCGCCGAACTGGTGACGGTGGGCACGCATCCGTCGTGCCCCAAGCCCGCACGCTGA
- a CDS encoding MarR family winged helix-turn-helix transcriptional regulator produces MSNEDPRWLDPTQQNAWRALVSVVTRLPAALDTQMQRDSDMTHFEYFVLALLSENPERRLRLNALAAEANASLSRLSHVVTRLEKRGWVQREPVPGSRGSYAVLTDAGYDTVVEAAPSHVEAVRRLVFDGLDDDQVRALARLGSALVEQIDEGIAGGIGKA; encoded by the coding sequence ATGAGCAACGAGGACCCGCGGTGGCTCGATCCGACGCAGCAGAACGCCTGGCGGGCACTCGTCTCCGTCGTCACACGACTGCCGGCCGCGCTCGACACCCAGATGCAGCGCGACTCCGACATGACGCACTTCGAGTACTTCGTCCTCGCACTGCTCTCCGAGAACCCCGAGCGCCGGTTGCGTCTCAACGCTCTCGCCGCCGAGGCGAACGCGTCGCTGTCGCGGCTCTCGCACGTCGTCACGCGCCTCGAGAAGCGCGGCTGGGTGCAGCGGGAACCGGTTCCGGGCAGTCGCGGTTCGTACGCAGTGCTCACCGATGCCGGCTACGACACCGTCGTCGAGGCGGCACCGAGCCACGTCGAGGCGGTGCGCAGGCTCGTGTTCGACGGCCTCGACGACGACCAGGTGCGCGCGCTCGCGCGCCTGGGCTCCGCCCTGGTCGAGCAGATCGACGAGGGGATCGCCGGCGGTATCGGCAAGGCCTGA
- a CDS encoding anthranilate synthase component I yields MSGEPTTIPAATTDSSGGGRSDSTTTREQFRQLAAEHRVVPVTRKVLADAETPLSAYRKLAADRPGTFLLESAENGRSWSRWSFIGAGSPAALTVVDGDAAWYGNVPAGAPTGGNPVDVLGETLQLLHTDRIHGLPPLTSGMVGYLGYDVVRHLEKLPTLAEDDLQIPEMVMLLATDLAAVDHHEGMIWLIANAVNWDGSDERVDEAYDDAVARLDRMTEALAAPAPATVATYSRPEPDYRRQRTTESFCTDVRKLIGDIEAGEAFQVVLSQRFEIDCDAEPIDVYRMLRASNPSPYMFLLHIPGPDGETAFSIVGSSPEALVTVSDGVATTHPIAGTRWRGANEEEDILLEKDLVHDEKENAEHLMLVDLGRNDLGRVCTPGTVEVHDYRHIERYSHVMHLVSTVTGRLAEGKHALDAVTACFPAGTLSGAPKVRAMELIEELEPTRRGIYGGIVGYLDFAGDADTAIAIRSALVKDGVAYVQAGAGIVADSDPEAEDTEARNKAMSALAAVAAASTLTTYGGDAR; encoded by the coding sequence ATGTCCGGCGAGCCCACCACCATTCCCGCAGCCACCACCGACTCCTCGGGTGGCGGCCGTTCCGATTCGACGACCACCCGCGAGCAGTTCCGCCAGCTGGCCGCCGAGCACCGCGTGGTCCCGGTGACCCGCAAGGTGCTCGCGGATGCGGAGACCCCGCTGTCGGCCTATCGCAAGCTCGCGGCCGACCGCCCCGGGACGTTCCTGCTCGAGTCGGCGGAGAACGGCCGGTCGTGGTCGCGGTGGTCGTTCATCGGTGCCGGGAGCCCGGCGGCGCTGACCGTCGTCGACGGCGACGCCGCCTGGTACGGCAACGTCCCGGCCGGCGCGCCCACGGGCGGCAACCCCGTCGACGTCCTCGGCGAGACCCTCCAGTTGCTCCACACCGACCGCATCCACGGACTGCCGCCCCTCACCAGCGGCATGGTGGGTTATCTCGGCTACGACGTCGTCCGCCATCTCGAGAAGCTGCCGACGCTCGCCGAGGACGATCTGCAGATCCCCGAGATGGTGATGCTGCTGGCCACCGACCTCGCGGCCGTCGACCACCACGAGGGCATGATCTGGCTCATCGCCAACGCCGTGAACTGGGACGGCTCCGACGAGCGCGTCGACGAGGCCTACGACGACGCCGTCGCCCGCCTCGACCGGATGACGGAGGCGCTCGCAGCCCCCGCACCGGCCACCGTCGCGACCTACTCGCGACCCGAACCCGACTACCGCCGTCAGCGCACCACCGAGTCGTTCTGCACGGACGTCCGCAAACTGATCGGCGACATCGAGGCCGGTGAGGCCTTCCAGGTGGTGCTCTCGCAACGCTTCGAGATCGACTGCGACGCAGAGCCGATCGACGTCTACCGGATGCTCCGTGCGTCCAATCCCAGCCCGTACATGTTCCTGCTCCACATCCCGGGCCCGGACGGCGAGACGGCCTTCTCGATCGTCGGGTCGAGCCCGGAGGCGCTCGTGACCGTCTCGGACGGGGTGGCCACCACCCATCCCATCGCCGGGACCCGGTGGCGCGGTGCGAACGAGGAGGAGGACATCCTGCTCGAGAAGGACCTCGTCCACGACGAGAAGGAGAACGCCGAGCACCTCATGCTCGTCGATCTCGGCCGCAACGATCTCGGCCGGGTGTGCACGCCGGGCACCGTCGAGGTGCACGACTACCGCCACATCGAGCGGTACAGCCACGTGATGCACCTCGTCTCCACGGTCACCGGGCGACTCGCGGAGGGCAAGCACGCCCTCGACGCCGTCACGGCCTGTTTCCCCGCCGGAACCCTGTCGGGGGCGCCCAAGGTGCGTGCGATGGAACTGATCGAGGAACTCGAACCCACCCGCCGCGGCATCTACGGCGGCATCGTCGGTTATCTCGATTTCGCGGGCGACGCCGACACCGCCATCGCCATCCGGTCCGCCCTCGTCAAGGACGGCGTCGCCTACGTGCAGGCGGGTGCCGGCATCGTCGCCGACTCCGATCCGGAGGCGGAGGACACCGAGGCCCGCAACAAGGCCATGTCCGCCCTCGCCGCCGTGGCCGCAGCATCCACCCTCACCACCTACGGCGGTGACGCACGGTGA
- a CDS encoding TIGR02234 family membrane protein, whose protein sequence is MTAETPDAGATTGRRRRPTVIAALLLGIGAALLWASSRMTWVTAVSADGLGIDRVDDLEGGRWAAALTPLALVLLAAVAAVFAVRGFALRLVSLVVAVVAVAAAIPAVRLLTGDADPETAAGVAALPDRATVTALETYPLPAVLAIVGAVAALAAAVTLWRTPREAAGLSSKYDAPAARREAAARRAENDEPLSERGLWDALDAGEDPTDDGGEGDTDTRR, encoded by the coding sequence GTGACCGCGGAGACGCCGGACGCCGGCGCCACCACCGGGCGCCGCCGCCGGCCGACCGTGATCGCCGCCCTGCTGCTCGGCATCGGTGCGGCCCTGCTGTGGGCGTCGAGCCGGATGACGTGGGTCACCGCGGTCTCGGCCGACGGACTCGGGATCGACCGCGTCGACGACCTCGAGGGCGGCCGCTGGGCGGCGGCGCTGACCCCGCTCGCCCTCGTGCTGCTCGCTGCGGTCGCCGCCGTCTTCGCGGTACGCGGATTCGCGCTGCGCCTCGTCTCGCTCGTGGTCGCGGTCGTCGCCGTCGCGGCCGCGATCCCCGCCGTGCGGTTGCTCACCGGCGACGCCGATCCCGAGACCGCGGCCGGTGTCGCGGCGCTGCCGGACCGCGCGACCGTGACCGCCCTCGAGACCTATCCGCTGCCGGCCGTCCTCGCGATCGTCGGCGCCGTCGCGGCTCTCGCCGCGGCCGTGACGTTGTGGCGCACCCCGCGCGAGGCGGCCGGACTGTCGTCGAAGTACGACGCCCCGGCCGCACGTCGCGAGGCGGCCGCCCGGCGCGCCGAGAACGACGAACCCCTGTCCGAACGCGGTCTGTGGGACGCGCTGGACGCAGGTGAGGATCCCACCGACGACGGTGGCGAAGGTGATACGGACACCCGCCGGTGA
- a CDS encoding dioxygenase: MTTESATTPALFLSHGAPPLVDSELWVSQLQRWAADLPRPTAILVVSAHWESAPLTIGSTTTGTPLVYDFGGFPRRFYEVTYTSPGAPELARQVAALMPDDEPVVQQPHRGLDHGAYVPLTVMYPDADIPVLQISLPTLDPERLLQLGARLRPLREQGVLIIGSGFTTHGLPFLRDPRPEAPAPGWSAEFDHWTAEQLARGDVDALLDFRHRAPGMPYAHPTVEHFAPLFVTLGASDAPGRGIDQVVDGFWMGLAKRSFQVA; the protein is encoded by the coding sequence ATGACCACCGAATCCGCGACCACGCCCGCCCTGTTCCTCAGTCACGGCGCCCCGCCGCTCGTCGACAGCGAACTGTGGGTGTCGCAGCTGCAGCGCTGGGCGGCCGATCTGCCGCGCCCCACGGCGATCCTCGTGGTCTCGGCGCACTGGGAATCCGCTCCGCTGACCATCGGTTCGACGACCACCGGAACCCCGCTCGTGTACGACTTCGGGGGCTTCCCACGTCGCTTCTACGAGGTGACCTACACCAGCCCCGGCGCCCCCGAACTCGCCCGGCAGGTCGCGGCGCTGATGCCCGACGACGAACCGGTCGTGCAGCAACCGCACCGCGGACTCGACCACGGCGCCTACGTGCCGCTGACCGTCATGTACCCGGACGCCGACATCCCCGTGCTGCAGATCTCCCTGCCCACACTGGATCCGGAACGCCTGCTGCAGCTGGGCGCACGACTGCGGCCGCTGCGCGAGCAGGGCGTGCTCATCATCGGATCCGGGTTCACCACACACGGTCTGCCCTTCCTGCGCGACCCGCGCCCCGAGGCGCCCGCACCGGGCTGGTCCGCGGAGTTCGACCACTGGACCGCCGAGCAACTCGCGCGCGGCGACGTCGACGCGCTGCTCGACTTCCGGCACCGCGCACCGGGCATGCCCTACGCGCATCCGACGGTCGAGCACTTCGCTCCGCTGTTCGTCACCCTCGGTGCCTCCGATGCCCCCGGTCGCGGCATCGACCAGGTCGTCGACGGCTTCTGGATGGGCCTGGCCAAGCGCTCGTTCCAGGTCGCCTGA